ACAGAGATGCCAATTCTGACATAGGacatgaggatgaggatgaagcAGGTCATGGGCACTACACCAATGTTGGTGAAGCTCACTGTCTCGATTATGTAGGTGTCAGCACAAGCCAGCTTGACTACTGGGAAAATGTCGCACAAGAAATAGTCTACCTCATTGGACCCACAGTAAGGCAGTGTGAAGGTCAAGCTGGTTAAAATGGTGGCATGGAAGGAACTGGTGAACCATGTCCCAGCAGCCAAGAAGGCACACACCTTCCGGTTCATGATGACCGTGTACCTCAGCGGATGGCAGATGGCCGCTTAACGGTCATAGGCCATGACTGTGTACAGAAGGCACTCCGTGCTGCCCAGGAAGTGGTAGAAGAAGACCTGGCACATGCAGCCGCCCAGAGAGATGGTTCTGCTCCCTGCCGAAAGGATGACCAAGAGCTTGGGTGTGCTGATGGAGGAGAAGCCCAGGTCGACCACAGAAAGATTGCAGAGGAACCAGTACATGGGCGTGTGCAGTCGGGCATCGCAGATAATTGCAGTCAGGATGAGCAGATTCCCAAGCAGAGTGAAGAGGTAGAAGgacaagaagaagacaaagaggatATTTTCAAGGCCTTTGGTGTGGGGGATTCCAAGGAGGATGAATTCCAGGATCACGGTTTGGTTCGGCATGCCTAATCCAATTCATGCACTGTGAAGGAGtataatgaaaaaataaaaaatcacgtAATCTCAGCAATTATTATTTTCAGTGCAGTGTATTCATTTAGTCACTGTAGAACTCGCTAACGCTCAACAAAATGCACTAGATGTCATAGAGGTTCTTCGGTGAGCCTCAACATAGATAGCCCATGCTAGCCAGAttctgtttagtacttggatgagagacccccaaTGAAATCCAAGctttgccttgaagaccctactGGTGTGCCATATATCGACCATGGATTGGCAGCATTTCCACCACAAGCCAACACGGCTTATTCGTTTCTAAAGCAGAAAAGAGGGTTGATTTGTACAACAGATTGGTGACTGGATGAGGACAATTGATTCCCCCCTTATCTCCTGGACTgcccctcctttcctctgcatctCTGCTGTGCTATATCGTCTTGATTTTTATTTAGAGCGTTTGTGAGCCCACTTTTGGCAAAATCTGCTTTCTAAGGCAGAACGCAACACATTCTAAACAGAGAGTAATTGAAACTTTCAAAGCAGTCATAACATCTAAAAGGCCCTGACTTGGTGTCCTAAGCTAGTTAgctcttctcagatctcagaagctaagcaggatcaactcTGGTTAGTGCCTGGATCtgaaaccaccaaagaagtccataatggctacctggaggcaggcagcagcCAACCACATGGGCTAAGGAAGGGAGCTGGGAGAGATCAAGAGAAAAAGCTCTTGGCTTCCACACCCATGTGTGCCAGCTGTATGTTTTGTTCAAACAATACCATCTTTGCGGCTGTAGCTGACATTTTCTACCTTTTATGCCGTATGAAGAACAATACTACGCAAAACAAAGCTTACGGAAAAGAGAGGGGATAGTAAGAGAAACCAGTGGATGAAAAAATGTCCACTGCATGAACAGAAGGGGaacaagccctctgaggaaaggctgagggaatgttcagccagaagaagtagaggttgaaaggggacaggatgggtctcttgaagtatctgaaaggttgtcacttggaggagggcagggagcagtttctgtaggcagcagaagataggacacacagtaatgggcttcaaccacatgtagaacagtattggTTAGATATTGGGggagaaattcacagtcagactagttcCG
The Paroedura picta isolate Pp20150507F chromosome 16, Ppicta_v3.0, whole genome shotgun sequence genome window above contains:
- the LOC143825727 gene encoding LOW QUALITY PROTEIN: olfactory receptor 10D3-like (The sequence of the model RefSeq protein was modified relative to this genomic sequence to represent the inferred CDS: substituted 1 base at 1 genomic stop codon): MPNQTVILEFILLGIPHTKGLENILFVFFLSFYLFTLLGNLLILTAIICDARLHTPMYWFLCNLSVVDLGFSSISTPKLLVILSAGSRTISLGGCMCQVFFYHFLGSTECLLYTVMAYDRXAAICHPLRYTVIMNRKVCAFLAAGTWFTSSFHATILTSLTFTLPYCGSNEVDYFLCDIFPVVKLACADTYIIETVSFTNIGVVPMTCFILILMSYVRIGISVLKMRSAESRRKAASTCVSHLTVVCFFFGPCALLYTQPSLSDILATPIQIFCNVVTPMLNPTIYTLRNKEVQAAFRKLKGH